Proteins encoded together in one Psychrobacter sp. 28M-43 window:
- a CDS encoding DUF58 domain-containing protein, whose product MSLLPKALTAPIKSALSRWFAARAPKSDSATLNLRNVYIFFSREGMLFAVLLVITFIAGINYGNNLVLGLCFYLVSVWLISFHVTFAHISGLQVRLLEVAMTEAGSPVWVTLQLNSDSRQPRRQLLFEFEQITNKKTKNGINAQSSVLITRLQGEQVIRLPVQTYNRGQLKLPRLKIKTVYPLGIMRAWSYVYFARTAWVYPKPEVFDWQAKYAIASLEDLPTGGQYRQGQDDFERLDNYVEGESLARVSWGHVARGQGMLTKHFADPVGHEQTLDYADMPAAHHEQKLAQLAYGVLKLGQLGVPFQMRLPSDAPATAEMGNGESFAQACLLRLAKAP is encoded by the coding sequence ATGAGCTTGTTACCAAAGGCCTTAACCGCACCAATAAAATCAGCTCTGAGCCGCTGGTTTGCCGCGCGCGCACCTAAGAGTGATAGTGCTACGCTTAATTTGCGTAATGTCTATATTTTCTTTAGTCGTGAAGGAATGCTATTCGCCGTATTGTTAGTAATTACCTTTATCGCGGGTATTAACTATGGCAACAACTTGGTGCTTGGTTTGTGCTTTTATCTGGTCAGTGTTTGGCTAATTAGTTTTCATGTTACTTTTGCTCATATATCTGGTCTGCAAGTGCGTTTACTAGAAGTCGCTATGACAGAAGCAGGCTCGCCTGTTTGGGTTACGCTACAGTTGAATAGTGATAGTCGCCAACCACGGCGCCAGTTGCTATTTGAATTTGAGCAGATAACCAATAAGAAAACCAAAAATGGCATAAACGCGCAAAGCTCAGTGCTTATCACACGGCTACAAGGCGAGCAAGTCATTCGACTTCCTGTCCAGACTTACAACCGTGGTCAGCTTAAACTTCCGCGGTTAAAAATAAAAACAGTTTATCCTCTAGGTATCATGCGTGCATGGTCTTACGTATACTTTGCGCGTACGGCTTGGGTATATCCAAAACCTGAAGTTTTTGACTGGCAAGCAAAATATGCAATCGCAAGCTTAGAGGATTTACCAACAGGTGGACAGTATAGACAGGGTCAGGACGACTTTGAGCGACTAGATAACTATGTCGAGGGTGAGTCATTGGCCCGAGTCTCTTGGGGGCATGTAGCGCGGGGACAAGGTATGCTGACCAAGCACTTCGCTGATCCGGTCGGTCATGAGCAAACGCTTGATTATGCAGATATGCCAGCTGCACATCACGAGCAAAAACTTGCACAATTGGCTTATGGGGTATTGAAGCTGGGTCAGCTAGGCGTGCCGTTTCAAATGCGTTTACCTAGTGATGCTCCTGCTACTGCGGAGATGGGTAACGGGGAATCCTTTGCGCAAGCATGCTTGCTAAGGCTTGCGAAAGCACCATGA